CACTAGCTTTTCTTCCTCAATCACAAAATATACCCCATCCCGTTTTATTCCTCCTGATTGGGAAAATCCTTAAAGGAATTGACTATTGGGGCAGCGTTCCTCGACTTGACGAAAACCATTTCCTACCCCATACCCTGCGTAGCTTTTGAAAGGAGCCACCGTATTACAACTCAGAACATTTTTATAAAGATCGCGTTTCATGCTTCTCGAAATTTCCTATTACGAGGAAAGATTAAAAGAATTTGCAATCCCCGATTGATTAGGATTAATAATCCTTTTCATTTAAGGTTCAAGATTACATATCTAGAACAGCGTTTACAAAAGCTAATTCGAAAGCTGGTGAACGAAAGGCTGCCTATACAACCGCTTTCCGGTTGCCCGATACAGGGCATTGGCCAAAGCCGCAAACACAGGCGGGTAACCCGGTTCTCCCAATCCGGTAGGATCTTCTCCATTCTCCACAAAATAGGTTTCAATTTCCTTTGGTGCCTCAGCCATCCTGATCATGCGGTAGCGGTCAAAATTGCTTCGGTCAGGTTGTCCCTTTTCAAACTTCAGTTCCCCGAACATGGCTGTCCCGATACCGTCCACCACGCATCCTTCGCTGAGATTTTTAGCAGCATCAGGGTTGATGACCAAGCCACAATCCAGTGCCTGAACCACTTTTTCAACCTTAACCCGTCCATTTTCGATTTTTAAATCAACTACCTGTGCAGCGTAGCTATTGTGGCAGAAGTAGGCTGAAACTCCTCGTGAAATACCGGCAGGAACTTGTCCCCAATTGGATTTATCTTTCACCAATTTCAATACGCCAGCATACCGATCCGGATCATAATCATTGTTTTCGCCCACGGGATTCTGTTTGGCTTTTTGCAATAGCTCCAAGCGAAAATCTATGGGATCTTTTCTCATGGTTTCAGCCACCTCATCCAAAAAGGACTGTTCAGCAGCAGCGATAAAATTGGATCTTGGTGCCCGAAAAGAACCCACGGTAATGTTGGAGGAGACAATCCATTCTTCTGCCAGGTAGTTGTCAATCGCTCCGGCAGGGAACCGGTTTGGGTGGGATGGGGGTTCGACCAAGCCGCCCGAATTGACATGAAACCCTATCAGGTTGTTGTCCTTGTCCAAAGCGGCCCGATAGGTAGCCTGATACATGGGACGATAGATTCCTCCTGTCATATCATCTTCACGGGTGTACATCAATTTGATCGGCGCATTGACTTTCTGGGAAATTACGGCTGCTTCAATCAACCAATGGGCATAAGAGCGACGGCCATAGCCACCGCCCAATCGGGTCATGTCGATATGGATATTTTCAATGGGTATTCCCAGTCGGGACGAAAGTGCTTGTTCGGTCAATTCCGGTTTTTGAAGCGGCCCGGCACATGCAACTTTGTCTCCCTGCACATGGGCAAAGAAATTCATGGGTTCCATACAGTTGTGCGCCATAAAAGGGCCGTAGAAAGTACGTTCAATGACTTTGGCTGCATTGGCAAAAGCAGCTTCCGGATTTCCATCTTTTCTGAGCGTTCTAGCTTTTTTGGCGGCATCAGTCATTTTTCTTTGCTGATCGGATTCGCTTTCCAGTCCTGCCGGGATCGTTCTCTTTTCTTTTCTGCCATTCCAGTCCCTGCTTTCCTCATAAGTGGAAAATTCTTCCCATTCCACTTTGACCGTTTTTTTGGCATTCATCACTTCCCAGGTCGAATTCCCGACAATGGCAACGGTATCCGTAAAACTTGTGGTGTCAAAAAAGGTGCGTTCGTAATCATCCTGATGGGATTTGATCTGGAAAATATCTTTGATTCCCGGCATGCCTGTGGCCTCTGAAGCATCGAATGATTTCAACTTCAGCCCATGGGCAGGAGGGTGAATGATCATGGCATAAAGCATACCCTCTTTTTTGTAATCCACTCCAAAAAGCGGTTTACCTGTCACGATTTTTTTGGCATCTACATTCTTGCGTGCAGTTCCTATGATCTTATAGTCCTTTTTATCTTTCAATTGCACATTCTCAGGCAAAGGAAGTGTTGCTGCCAAAGAAGCCATTTCTCCAAAGTGGGCTTTCTTCTTGGAGGCTGTGTGGAAGACATAACCTGATTCGGTGGTAATTTCATTGGCAGGTACATCCCAGGTTTGGGCAGCAGCATTGACCAATAGTTGTCGAGCGGTTGCTCCGGCTTGTCTCAGTACATTCCAACCTATTCTGATGGCCTGTGAGCCTCCGATAAATTGACGGGTAAAATTATCAGTATCCAAAGGCGCCTGTTCCACCAGGACTTTTGACCAGTCTGCATCCAGTTCTTCTGCCACGATCATAGGCATGCCTGTTTTTATATTTTGGCCTCCCTCCGGATTCGGCGACATAATGGTTACCAATCCGTTATCACCGATTTGGATAAACCCATTGATTCTGAACCATTCCTCCGGCATTCCAAGTGCAGCTTCTTTGGATCCGGGTTTACAGCCTGTCAACCAACCCACGCTTAAAAACAATCCTCCTCCGGCGAGGGCGGATACTTTGAGAAAAGAACGGCGGTTGAGGGAGGTTTTGGATATTGACATGTAGTGAGTGTATAAAATGTCTTTTCAATTTACTAAGGAATGGCCCCAATGTCAAGTTAGCTTTGATTGAGGGTTCTTAGGATTTTATTTTTGATTTTGATAAGAGAAAAATCTGCCGGGTTTTTAAGGTCACGTTCAAAACTTTCACTTTCGATAACTTAAACCTGTCAGGTTTAAATCCTTACCTTTGAATTTCATACGTATCTCATACACTGCTAAAGGTTACCTGTTTTGTGCAATGGGACACCCATGCTAAATTTTCATGATAACAGAAATAAGTTTCTGTTGTTCCTCGGTTGGTTTTAGCGGTATAGTTGAGTAAGTTTTTGATTCTGGCAGGAATACAATTATCTGATAAATGTTCATTTTTTAGCACTATTGCTCTTGTTACAGAAAACTCTGCTTCGACGATTTTCAACAGCCGTTCCAGCTCTTTGAACACCGCATAAATCACAAAGCAGATGGAGATATGGTTTCTATCCTTTCCGATATGCGAAGATGAATAGGACTTATTCAGATATCGGTTTTCCTTATTCGGGAAGCTTTCTCGAAAGGCAGCAGGTTTGCGTATGCTACAATGACTTCAGCCGGTTTCATGGTCGTGTTTGTCAGATAGCCTTTCAAAAATAATTAGCTCTGATTAGTCAAAAGAACTACCTAATGACTTGACAACTTTAGTGATTCTTGCGACTTTTTGGATAATCAGTACGAAAGAGCCACCGCTAGAATTCTTTTTGTGTCTCTCAAACATGAACTAAAAATTGTCAGGGACACCCAGAAACACAAAATAAATTAATGAAATTCAAATACTGTAACTACTCAGGTACTTTTTTATTAAACGATGTTCAAGATTTTAGGGTGCTATATGCCTTTGTTTGATTGTTGCGCATCTTTTTGGGTGAATGTACAAAAATCAGTTTTATTGCCTGTTTATCTACATGTTTTTGTGGGGAAAAACTGTGCAAAACATTGGTTATTATTTGATTAAGTTCCCATATTCAACAAACATTCCAGACAGACCTTGGACCATAGGGACAAACAGATTGAGCAGCTCATAAACATTAACCTCCAGCTCATGGAGCGGGTCAGGTTTTTGGAGAGAAGGGTGGCTGAACTCGAAAAGGAACTTGCCCGGTACCGTAATCCCAAAAACAGCCGCAACAGTTCTGTCCCCCCTTCCAAAGATGAAAACCGCCCCAAAAAGAACCAGAGCCTCCGTGAGGAGACCGATCGCAAACCCGGCGGTCAGCCGGGACACAAGGGCCATACACTGGAAATGACATCCCGCCCCGATAAAACAGAAAACCACATCCCTTCCTTCTGTACCTGCTGCGGCCGTGACCTGTCGGAAGTCCCTGCGGAACTTTCCTGCAGAAGACAGGTCTTTGACCTTCCCGTCATCAGACCGGTATGTACAGAGCACCGGAGCTATGTCAAAAGCTGTCCCTGCGGAGAAAAAAACAGGGCTGCATTCCCTGCGGGCATCAATGCCCCAGTGCAGTACGGAAGCGGGGTCGAGACCATGGTGGGCTATCTGTACGCAAGGCAGTATGTTCCCTACATAAGGATGAAGGAACTTCTCGGGGACTGCTTCGGCATTGGTCTGAGTGAGGGCAGCATCGACAACATCATCGGCAGATTTGCCCGTAAAGCAGCCCCGATCTATGCGATGATAAAGTCTGCCGTCTCCAAAAGTCCGGTGATAGGAGCTGACGAGACCGGAGCAAAAGTGGACGGGGTCAAACAATGGGTCTGGACTTACCAGACAGAGGAACACACCCTGTTGGCCATATCCGAATCCCGTGGACTCAAGGCGATGAAGGCACACTTTCCCGATGGATTCGGAAACGCAGTGTTATGCCATGACGCATGGAGGGCCTACTTCAGTTATTCCGAAAACCTGCACCAGCTCTGCTGTGCGCACCTGCTAAGGGATCTCAACTATATTGTGGAAAGGTATAGGTCAAAATGGGCCGAGAGCCTCAGGGCACTGTTCGGGGAAGCCATCCTGTTGAAGAAAAACCTGCCGGATGCAGACTTGGGAAAAAACATTGCCGCAATGGAGGAAAGGATGGATAAACTCCTAGGCTTACCTGTACACCCCGAACATGAAGAGGCGGTGACTTTTCAAAAAAGGCTGCTCAAATACAGGCAGTCCCTGCTCACTTTTCTTTACCACCCAAAAGTGCCGCCTGACAACAATGCCTCGGAAAGGGCCGTACGGAACGTCAAAGTGAAACAAAAGATATCGGGACAGTTCAAATCCGATATCGGCGCCGAAAACTTCTGTGTTATAAGATCCGTCGTGGACACCCTGATCAAACGTTCGGAAAAAGTACTGGAAAATCTAAATCATATAGCTAGATTACAACCTGAGTAGTTACCAAATACTTAATTTTCAACTAAAATAAATCCGTATAAAACAGGTGGATTGAAAAATTCCCTGTACAGGGTATTTTTTTTATAGACACCAACTATTATCTTTGACAATGTTGGATGTTTAGAGTTTTCAGAGACCTACTACCCAAGCATAACAGTTTCCATCTTTTCCAAATGCCATGAAGAAATTTCTACTGTTAATCGTCACTGTAATATCTATTCATACTATAGGTTTGGGTCAGATCGAAAACAAGGAGTTGCTTATCCGGACGCATAAGCGTCTTGACAGTGTCAGTGTCGAATCACTAGGAACCGACTATTTTTTAAACAAAGGATTTTTCTTCGGGCAATTCATGGACAAAATGAAAGGTCTAGATGGTAATGACCAAGATTCCAAAATTCTTTTCATGAATTCACCGCAGTGGAGATCACTCTATATGGGAGTGGTGAAATCATGTATAGGGCAAGAGAGATCACAGATAAATCCTGAAATGGTATTGGAGAAATATGAGGATAAGGCTTCCAATAAGGTTACTCTTGGGATTGTCTTCACTAAGGGTGAATGGCTCGAACCCGAAGAAATCGAAGAGAACATCAATGCGGTAAAAACCGGTAGTAGCAATTCGAAGGAATACAAACAGGTGACATTGGTTGGTGCCGCTCCCTTACAGCATGAGGGTC
This Cecembia calidifontis DNA region includes the following protein-coding sequences:
- a CDS encoding xanthine dehydrogenase family protein molybdopterin-binding subunit, which codes for MSISKTSLNRRSFLKVSALAGGGLFLSVGWLTGCKPGSKEAALGMPEEWFRINGFIQIGDNGLVTIMSPNPEGGQNIKTGMPMIVAEELDADWSKVLVEQAPLDTDNFTRQFIGGSQAIRIGWNVLRQAGATARQLLVNAAAQTWDVPANEITTESGYVFHTASKKKAHFGEMASLAATLPLPENVQLKDKKDYKIIGTARKNVDAKKIVTGKPLFGVDYKKEGMLYAMIIHPPAHGLKLKSFDASEATGMPGIKDIFQIKSHQDDYERTFFDTTSFTDTVAIVGNSTWEVMNAKKTVKVEWEEFSTYEESRDWNGRKEKRTIPAGLESESDQQRKMTDAAKKARTLRKDGNPEAAFANAAKVIERTFYGPFMAHNCMEPMNFFAHVQGDKVACAGPLQKPELTEQALSSRLGIPIENIHIDMTRLGGGYGRRSYAHWLIEAAVISQKVNAPIKLMYTREDDMTGGIYRPMYQATYRAALDKDNNLIGFHVNSGGLVEPPSHPNRFPAGAIDNYLAEEWIVSSNITVGSFRAPRSNFIAAAEQSFLDEVAETMRKDPIDFRLELLQKAKQNPVGENNDYDPDRYAGVLKLVKDKSNWGQVPAGISRGVSAYFCHNSYAAQVVDLKIENGRVKVEKVVQALDCGLVINPDAAKNLSEGCVVDGIGTAMFGELKFEKGQPDRSNFDRYRMIRMAEAPKEIETYFVENGEDPTGLGEPGYPPVFAALANALYRATGKRLYRQPFVHQLSN
- the tnpC gene encoding IS66 family transposase translates to MDHRDKQIEQLININLQLMERVRFLERRVAELEKELARYRNPKNSRNSSVPPSKDENRPKKNQSLREETDRKPGGQPGHKGHTLEMTSRPDKTENHIPSFCTCCGRDLSEVPAELSCRRQVFDLPVIRPVCTEHRSYVKSCPCGEKNRAAFPAGINAPVQYGSGVETMVGYLYARQYVPYIRMKELLGDCFGIGLSEGSIDNIIGRFARKAAPIYAMIKSAVSKSPVIGADETGAKVDGVKQWVWTYQTEEHTLLAISESRGLKAMKAHFPDGFGNAVLCHDAWRAYFSYSENLHQLCCAHLLRDLNYIVERYRSKWAESLRALFGEAILLKKNLPDADLGKNIAAMEERMDKLLGLPVHPEHEEAVTFQKRLLKYRQSLLTFLYHPKVPPDNNASERAVRNVKVKQKISGQFKSDIGAENFCVIRSVVDTLIKRSEKVLENLNHIARLQPE